TCCGGGTCCTTGAGCTTGACCCGGAACGACTCCTGCATCTGATCCGGCGTCACCACGGAGGCGATGGCGGTGTCGCCGTACTGCTCCTTGTAGTGCTTGAACGCCTGGTCGGCCGTCTCGTGCTGGACGGACTCGACGATGTCCATCTTCTTCAGATCGGCCTCGATCTGCTCCTTCTGCTGGCCGGTGACCGCACCCTTGGCGCACTTGGCGCCCGAGACCGCGTCCGCCTTGTTGCAGAGGAAGATGGAGACGTTGACCTTGTCGTACCAGTAGTCCTTCATCGTGCTGACCTGCTCGCGCATGAGCAGCGCACCGCCGAAGAGGGCGAGCGAGAGGGCCACGGAGACGATCACGGCGAAGGTCATCGTCAGGTTGCGGCGGAGACCGACGCCGATCTCCGAGAGCACGAACTGAGCGCGCATGGTGTTCTGGATCCCCCGCCGTCAGTGCTGGTAGCCGTAGACGCCGCGCGCCTGGTCGCGGACGAGGCGGCCCTTTTCGAGCTCGATGACGCGCTTGCGCATCTGGTCGACGATGTTCTGGTCGTGGGTCGCCATGACGACGGTGGTCCCTGTCCTGTTGATCCGGTCGAGCAGCTTCATGATGCCGACGGAGGTCTGCGGGTCGAGGTTGCCGGTGGGCTCGTCGGCGATCAGCAGCATCGGCCGGTTGACGAAGGCCCGCGCGATGGCGACGCGCTGCTGCTCACCGCCGGAGAGCTCGCCCGGCATCCGGTCCTCCTTGCCGCCGAGTCCGACCAGGTCGAGCACCTGCGGCACGGCCTTGCGGATCTCGCCGCGCGGCTTGCCGATGACCTCCTGCGCGAAGGCCACGTTCTCGGCGACGGTCTTGTTGGGCAGCAGGCGGAAGTCCTGGAAGACGGTGCCCAGCTGGCGCCGCATCTGCGGCACCTTCCAGTTGGAGAGCCGGGCCAGGTCCTTGCCGAGGACGTGCACCTGGCCCTGGCTGGCACGCTCCTCGCGCAGGAGCAGTCGCAGGAAAGTCGACTTTCCGGAGCCGGAGGAACCGACGAGGAAGACGAACTCCCCCTTCTCGATCTCCAGGGAGACATCCCGGAGCGCGGGGCGGCTCTGCTTCGGATAGGACTTGGAGACGTTGTCGAATCGGATCACGGATGCACCACGGTCGGCCGGGAGTAGGTGTGCGTGACCTTACGCGACCGGGGATGGCCCGCGCAGTCGCGGTCCTGGCTTGCGCCGTTTATCCTTTTCGCCCCTCCGGGCGGAAGGTGGGCAATCGGGCGGGGCGCGCCGAAACGCCGCGGAGCTGGCAGAGTGGTAGGGGGAACGTCCGGAGCTCACCGGACGTTGTCCTGGTGTGTACCCCAGTGCGGGAGGAGGAGAGCGCATGACCTACGACCGACTGGTCTGCGCCAACTGCGCGGCCCCGGTCGCCGAAGGTCGCTGCCCCGTCTGCCGCGCGAACCGGGAGCGCCTGACCCCTCAGGGGCTGTCCCCCGCGATGCTGCTGACGCTGGCGATCGCGCTGCTTGCGGCGATCGCGCTGCTCGCGGCGGTCCAGGCGGCCTGATCGAGGGCGTACGGAGCCCACACGAGCCGAAACCATGCGAAAGGGCCGGGGAGCGAACCCCCCGGCCCTTCGTCATGCGTCTACACGTCTGCGCGGGTGCGTCAGACGGCGGCGCGACCACCGCCGACGAGACGCGGCAGCATGCGGAAGCCGATGCCGCCGGCGATCATGGTCGCGGCGCCGATGACCAGGAACGAGGTCTCGGCCGCACCGGTCTCGGCGAGCTCCTCCTTCGCCTCACCCTGCTGCACCGGCTGCGAGCCGCCCTGGTTGGGGTCGGCGTTGTTCGGGGTGTCCACGCACTCGGCGCCGTCGAGGTCGACGGTGCAGGTGCCGGCGCCACCGTCGGTGGAGGAACCGCCGGTGGTGGTGGAGCCGCCGGTGGTCGAGGAACCACCGCTGGTGGAGGAACCGCCGGTGGCGGAGGTGCCGCCGGTGCCGTTCGAACCGGAACCGTTCGAGCCGGAACCGTTGGAGCCCGAGCCGTTGGAGCCGGAGCCGTTCCCGTTGGAGCCGTTCGAGCCGGAGCCGTTCGACGAGTTGCCGCCGTCGGAGGAGTTGCCACCGTCCGACGCGTTGCCGCCGTCGCTGTTGCCACCGTCGGCGGCCGCACCGCCATCGGCGGCCGCGCCACCATCGGCAGCGGCGCCACCGTCGGCAGCCGCACCACCGTCAGCGGCCGCACCGCCGTCAGCAGCGGCACCACCATCGGCAGCCGCACCACCATCGGCAGCGGCGCCACCGTCGGCAGCCGCACCACCGTCAGCGGCCGCACCGCCATCGGCAGCCGCGCCACCATCGGCGGCAGCGCCACCGTCAGCGGCAGCGCCACCGTCGGCAGCAGCGCCACCGGCGATCCCGCCGAGGCTCGTGTTGCCGGTGTCCTCTTCCTCGCCGCCCAGGGTGACCTGGACCCCGAGGCCCGCGTCCTGCTCTGTTCCGAACCCGCCGACGGCCTGCGCGGCACCGGCCGCCGTCAGGGACGCGCCGGCGATGATCACGGCACTGGCCGCGACCCGCACCAAGCGGACTCGCGTCTTGTTGGTCATCTGGCTGCTACCCCCAGTAGCTCATCTCGTCATGGGGCAGCGCTCGGGGCCCCGCGCAGCAGGGGCGTGTCACGACTGGACCGGCCCCCGTTCACACGCGTCCCAGGAAAGCGCATGCCAGTACGCCACCCTTCCGAGTTTCCGATGAAGCGTCAAGGTCGTTGCGCGTGCGATGCCCGAAAGATCACCAGCTGACCGACATGCGACGATGCAACTGTGACGTAAACCCGGAACTCCGGGCCCGGCAACGGCAGTTCCCTTGTCGACAAAGCGCCTCGATGGCCTCGCTTCCGCTTGCGTCAGCGAATACGCGGGAGGCCGCGGAACGGCCCCGGGCCCCGCACCGAGAGGTGCGGGGCCCGGGGCTCGTACGACCGAGTACGACCGAGGGGACTACTTGTCCTGCTGCTTGCGCCAGCGGATGCCCGCCTCCAGGAAGCCGTCGATCTCGCCGTCCAGGACGGACTGCGGGTTGCCGACCTCGAACTCCGTACGGAGGTCCTTGACCATCTGGTACGGGTGGAGCACGTACGAACGCATCTGGTTGCCCCAGGAGCTGCCGCTGTCCTTGAGGGCGTCCATCTTGGCCCGCTCCTCCTGGCGCTGGCGCTCCAGGAGCTTGGCCTGGAGGACGTTCATGGCGCTCGCCTTGTTCTGGATCTGGGAGCGCTCGTTCTGGCAGGAGACGACGATGCCGGTCGGGAGGTGCGTGATGCGCACGGCCGAGTCGGTCGTGTTGACGCCCTGGCCGCCGGGGCCGGAGGCGCGGTACACGTCGACGCGCAGGTCCGACTCCTCGATCTCGACGTGGTCCGAGGACTCGACGACGGGGAGGATCTCGACGCCGGCGAAGGAGGTCTGGCGGCGGCCCTGGTTGTCGAAGGGCGAGATGCGGACGAGCCGGTGGGTGCCCTGCTCGACGGAGAGCGTGCCGTAGGCGTACGGGGCCTTCACGACGAAGGTGGTGGACTTGATGCCCGCCTCTTCCGCGTACGAGGTCTCGTAGATCTCCGTCGGGTAGCCGTGGCGCTCCGCCCAGCGCAGGTACATGCGCTGGAGCCGCTCGGCGAAGTCGGAGGCGTCGACGCCGCCGGCCTCGGCGCGGATGTTGACCAGGGCCTCGCGCTCGTCGTACTCGCCGGAGAGGAGGGTGCGGACCTCCATCTCGTCGAGGGCCTTGCGGACGGAGGTCAGCTCCGCCTCGGCCTCGGCGAGGGTGTCCGGGTCGTCCATCTCCTCGGCGAGCTCGAAGAGCACCGCGAGGTCGTCGATCCGGCCGCGCAGGGTCTCGGCCTTGCGGACCTCGGCCTGGAGGTGCGAAAGCTTGCTCGTGATCTTCTGCGCCGCCTCCGGGTCGTCCCACAGGGACGGGGCCGCGGCCTGCTCTTCGAGCACGGCGATGTCGGCCCTCAGCTTCTCGAGGTCCAGGACGGCCTCGATCGACCCCATGGTCGAGGAGAGGGACTTCAGCTCTTCGGATACATCGACGACTGCCACGCGTCCAGCGTAACGGCTCGCCGCCGGTCCTACGGCAGTGAGGACTGCTTGGAGTCCTGCGGCGGGGTCTCCGCGTCCCCCGAGGCCGCCAGATAGCCGCCCGCGCCGAGCGCGCCGGCGATGACGACCGCCGCGACGGTGAGGGTGATGCGGCGCTTGCGGACCGCCTTGTGGCGGGCCGAGCCGGGGCGGCGGGCACCGGCGGGGCGCGGGGCGCGGGCGGTGCCGAGGGGGCCGCCGGAGAGCTCGTCGGGGGCCGGGACCCGCATGGAGGTGTGGGTGTCGCGGTTGGAGTCGGCGGAGGCTCCGGGGACGAGCGGGACGGCGGCGCGGCGCGGCGCGGACTCGCCCGTGCCCGTACCGGTGGCGTACGCGTCCTCCTCGTACGCCTCCGGGGCCGGCTCCGCGCCGGGCTCGTCGACGTCAAGCGGCGGGATGCCCTTGAGCAGCGGCAGGACGTCCTTCAGGCGGGCGGCGAGCTCGGAGGCGCGCAGCCGGGAGGCGGGGGCCTTGGCGAGGCACTGGACGATCAGCTGCCACAGCTCCTCGGGGATGCCGGGCAGCGGGACGACGGTCTCGGTGACGTGGCGGCGCAGGACGGCGCCGGGGTGGCCGCCGCCGAACGGGGTGAAGCCGGCGAGCAGCTCGTACAGGACGGTCGCGAGGGCGTAGATGTCGACGGCGGCGCGCGGCGGGAGGCCCTCGACGATCTCGGGGGCGAGGTAGTCGGGGGTGCCGATGATCCGGGTGGCCTTGGTGCGGCCGGGGGTGTCGATCAGCTTGGCGACGCCGAAGTCGGTGAGGAGGGCGGGGTGGGCGCCGCCGGGGCCGAGGGGGCCCTCCATGTCGAGCAGGATGTTCTCGGGCTTGACGTCCCGGTGGACGACCCCGGCGGCGTGCGCGGCGGCGAGGGCCTCGGCGACGTCCTTGACGATCGCGACGGCGGCCTCGGGCGCGAGGCGCCGCTCCCGGTCGAGCCGGGTGCGCAGGTCGGTGCCGCGGACGAGGTCCATGACGAGGGCGAGGTCCGTGCCGTCGACGACGAGGTCGCGGACCTTGACCACGCGGGGGTGGTCGAGGCCGAGGAGCGCGGTCCGCTCCTGCACGAAGCGGCCGACGAGCTCCTGGTCGGACGCCAGGTCCTCGCGCAGCAGTTTGACGGCGACGGGCCCTTCGGGTCCCTCGCCGAGCCACACCGTTCCGGCGCTGCCCCGCCCGAGGATCTGGTGGGCGGTGTAGCGGCTGCCGATGTTCCGTGCCAAGACTGCTCCCTCAGCGGCTGCGGTTCTCGACAAAGCTACGCGTCCACGGCCGCCGGTCTCGACCTCCGAGGGGAAATCACCCCTCGGAAGTCGACAAATCGACAGCGTTACTGCCCCGTACCGCCGGTAGCACCCCCGGAACCGGTGGCCTCGCCGATCGAGGAGATCCAGTCGGTGACCGCCGAGATGCCGTCGCCGATGGCCTGCCAGTAGCTCTTGCCCTGGGCGACCCAGTCCTGCAGCGGGGTGAGCTCCCAGATGAGCCAGCCGCCGATCACGAACAGGACGATCATGATCAGGCAGCCCTTGAGGCAGCCGAGACCGGGGATGCGGACCGGGTTCGCGCTGCGCTGGCGCGGCGGGCGCGGCTCGCGCGGCGCCGGGGCCTGGGGCGGCGGCTGCGGCGGCTGGTACTGCTGCTGGGGCGGAGCCGGGGCGTACTGCTGCGGGGGCGGCGGGGGCGCGTACTGCTGCGGCTGCTGGTACGGCTGGGGCTGCGGCGGCCGCTGAGGGGCCCGCTGCTGCTGGTACGGCTGCTGCCCGTGCTGCTGGCCGTACGGGCCGGGCCGGGCGTCCTGCGGCGGCTGCTGCGGCCGGCGCTGCGGGCGGCGGCGCAGCGGGTCCTCGCTCGGGTCCAGGTACTGCACCTGGGTCTGCTCGTTCCGGTCGCGGACCTGCCGCAGCTGGCTCTGCCAGGGGTGCGGGTCCTCGGACTGACCGGACTGGGGGGGCTGCGGCGGCACGGGGGGCATGACGGCCGTCGGGTCGGCGGCGCCCGCCGGGCCGCTGGTCGGCATGACGCTGGTCGCGGCGGCGGGGTCGTACTGCGGGGGCATCCCGGCGGCGGCCGCCGCTCCGGCGGCGCCGGTGGGCAGCACCTGGGTCGGGTCGGCGGCGCCCGGGGTCTGCGCCTCGGGGGTCCCCGGGACCGGCGCGGGCGCCGGGTCGGGGGCGAGGAGCGCCCCGACGCCCTCCGCGGCCTCGATCTGGGCGGGGGTGGCGTGGACGCCGATGCCGGCGGCGACCGCGCGCAGGCCCCGGGCGAGGTTCACGGCGCTCGGCCGCTGGTCCGGGTTCTTGCTGAGGCAGCGCTCTATGACCGTCCACAGCGGTCCGGGCACGGTCGAGGGGCGGCGCGGCTCCTCGCTGAGGTGCCGGTGGAGGACCTCCAGGGCGGTGCCGCCCGCGAACGGAGGCCGGCCGGTGACCAGCTCGTAGAGGAGGATGCCCGCGCCGTAGATGTCGACGGCGGAGGTCTGCGGGCGGCCCTCGGCGGACTCGGGCGCCACGTACGCGGGCGTGCCGACGAACTCGTGGGTGCGGGTCAGGCCCGGGGAGTCCGCGAGGCGCGCGATGCCGAAGTCGGTCAGCATCGGGTGCATCTGGCCGCCCTGCTCGGCGAGCAGGACGTTGGCCGGCTTGAGGTCGCGGTGGACGACGCCGTCGGCGTGGCTGGCGGCGAGCGCGTCGGCGATCTGGGCCGTGAGGAGGGCGGCGGCGACCGGGGTGAGCGGGCCGCTCTCCCGGATGTACCGGTGCAGGTCGGGGCCCTCGACGAGGTCCATGACGAGCGCGAGGACGTCGCCCTCGACGACCAGGTCGCGGGTGCGCACGATGTTCGGGTGGGTGAGCCGGAGCAGCACGGACCGCTCGCGCAGGAAGCGCATCACGATGTCCGCGTCGTTGGCCAGCTCCTCCTTGAGGACCTTGATCGCGACGGTCTCGCCGGGCTCGCCGGGCACGGCCGCCTCGGCGCCCGCCGTCTCCCGCTGGCGGGCTCGCCAGACGGTGCCCGTGGCGCCGCGGCCGAGCGGCTCCTCGAGCAGGTACTTGCTGCCGATAGGCCGCACGTCACGCGCTCCCTGCTGATCGTGGTCCTGGGGTGGTTCCTTGAGGTGTCCCCGGGGTCCTTGTCCTCTGTTGTGACCCGTCCGGGTGTCCGACCCACTTTAGTGCCGCCGAACGGGTCACAGGCCGGTCGTCCACAGGCCGGTTCCGATGTCGTGTTCGAGCCCCGCCGGGGGCGGTCCCGGAGGGCCGGAGCCAACGGAACCTGTTCCCCGCTTGTGCCGAACTTGTCCGGAAGAAGACGCTCCACGGAAGGAGACGGTTGCCACGCATGCTCCGAAGGCATGCCCAACCAGGCTATTTCTCGTCCACGGCCGACCATTCAAGATCACTTATGGCCGACCCGCGGGCGTGTTGTCGGTGGCAGGTGCGAGGATGCCTGCAGCACGTCGCGACGACGGGGTCGGGAGCCCCCGCGCCGTGCCGACCTGTACCGGGCGACGCGTCCGTGCCGGGTGGGGGGAGACACAGGGCGGTTCCCCCCTGCCGGGCCGGCTCTCGCAGAAGGGACCGCTGACGGCGATGCAGATCCGGCTGACCGTCCTCGCGCCGTACGCCGGCCACGGCACCGGGCGCGCCTGCGACGTGCTCGTCACGGCCCCCGCCGGGACGGCCCTCGCCGCCGTGGCCTCGAACCTCGCCGCCGCCGTCACCGGCCCCGACACCTCCTCCTCGGGCACGACCGTGCTCTACGCGGGCGCGGAGCGGCTCGACGGCCGGCGCTGCGTGCTCGGCGAGCCCCCGCTGGTCGACGGCGCGGTCCTCTCCCTCCAGGTCCCCGGACCGGACGACCGGGCCGACGGGACGGCCTCCGCCCGGCTGCACGTGGTGGCGGGCCCGGACGCGGGCGGGGTGCACCTGCTGCACGGCGGAGCGATCAGAATCGGCCGTTCCGTCGACGCCGACGTGCCCCTCGACGACCCGGACGTCTCCCGCTCCCACTGCACGGTGACCGTCGCCGAGGACGGCCGGGTCACGGTCGCCGACCGCGGCTCGACGAACGGCACGACGCTCGACGGCGTGCCCGTCGGCGACCGCCCGGTCCCGCTCCGCCCGGGCGCGCTGCTGCGCCTCGGCGAGTCCGCCCTCCGTCTGACGGGCGCCGGCGGTACGGACGCACTGGCGACCGCACCGGACGGCGAGGGCCACCTGCGCGTCGCCCACGCGACGGACCTGCCGGACCGTACGGGCCCCTCCGACGACAGCACCCACGGCGGGGCGCGCGGCATCGCGTACGGCGAGGTCTACGACGGGGGCCACGCGCACGCGGGGGACACGCACGACGGACACGGCGGGGCGGAGCCGCACGGCAGGACCCGGCAGACCGACCCGCCCCAGGAGCGGGGAGCCGCACCCGCGCCTCCCGTCAAGCGCGGGCTCGGCGCCTGGGCCCGGCGCCTGGCGGGCGGCCGCGAGGAGCTTCCGGCCCCCGCCGCGGGCCCCCACGCCTCCACGGACACGCACGCGGGCACCCGGCCCGGCGCCGACGCCCGGGACGGCGCCCCCGGTCCCGTACCGGTCGCCGACACCTGGCCCGACCCGGCCACCGTCCTTCTCACCGCCCTCGGCCCCGGCCCCCGCCTCTGGGAGCGGGCCCAGGACCACCCCGAGTCCCTGGTCGTCCGGCTCGGCACGACGGACCGCGCCGAGCTCTCCGGCGTACCGGTCACCGTCGGCCTGCGCGAGGCCGGCTCCCTCGGCCTGGCGGGCCCCGGCGACCGGCTCACCGGGCTCGCGCGCTCGGTCGTGGCCCAGCTCGCCGCCCTGCACTCCCCCTCCGACCTGGAGATCGTGCTCATCAGCGCCGACCGGAACCGGCCCCTGGAGGAGCGGCGCCGCTCCTGGGGCTGGCTCGGCTGGCTCCCGCACGTCCGCCCGGCCCACGGCCAGGACTGCCGGCTGCTCCTGGCGTACGACCGCGAGCAGGCCCAGGCCCGCACGACCGAGCTGACCCGGCGGCTCGACGACGGCCCGCTCGGCCCCGGCTGGCCCAGCGCCGACCGCGCGTCCGTCGCCGAGGCAGCGGCCCGCCACGACGGCCCGACGACGGTCGTGATCGTGGACGGCGACCCGGGCTCCGCGGCCCTGCGCGAGACGGTCGCGCGCCTCGCGGGCGTGGGCGCGGCGGCCGGCATCCACCTCCTGTGCCTGGCCGAGGCCCCCTCGGCCACCCCGGACTCGCCGGTGGCCGCCACGTACGAGGCCGCGTGCGCCGCGTCCCTCGCCTTCCGCGAGTGCGGGGCCGCCGCGCTCCTCAGCGGCGACGTGGCGACGGCGCTGCGGCTGCTCCGTACGTCCGGCGGGCGGCTCGCGGGCCACGGCACGGTCGGCGTGGTGGACGCGGTGTCCGTCGCCTGGGCCGAGCGGTTCGGCCGGGCCCTCGCCCCGCTGCGCCCCGAGACGGCGGCGGCGCCGGGCGCCCGGGCCGCCGCGCTGCCCCCGTCGTCCCGCCTGCTCGACGAGCTCGGGCTGGCCCGGGCCACCCCCGCCTCCCTGATGGCCCGCTGGGCCTCCGCCGGGGACGGCACGGCGGTCCTGGGCGCGGGCCCGCGCGGCCCCCTGTCCGTGGACCTCACGGCGGAGGGCCCGCACCTGCTGATCGAGGGCCCGGCGGGCAGCGGGCGCACCGAACTGCTCCGCTCGATCGCCGCCTCCCTCGCGGCGGGCGGACGCCCGGACCGGCTCGGCCTGCTCCTCGTGG
The DNA window shown above is from Streptomyces vietnamensis and carries:
- the ftsE gene encoding cell division ATP-binding protein FtsE translates to MIRFDNVSKSYPKQSRPALRDVSLEIEKGEFVFLVGSSGSGKSTFLRLLLREERASQGQVHVLGKDLARLSNWKVPQMRRQLGTVFQDFRLLPNKTVAENVAFAQEVIGKPRGEIRKAVPQVLDLVGLGGKEDRMPGELSGGEQQRVAIARAFVNRPMLLIADEPTGNLDPQTSVGIMKLLDRINRTGTTVVMATHDQNIVDQMRKRVIELEKGRLVRDQARGVYGYQH
- the prfB gene encoding peptide chain release factor 2 — translated: MAVVDVSEELKSLSSTMGSIEAVLDLEKLRADIAVLEEQAAAPSLWDDPEAAQKITSKLSHLQAEVRKAETLRGRIDDLAVLFELAEEMDDPDTLAEAEAELTSVRKALDEMEVRTLLSGEYDEREALVNIRAEAGGVDASDFAERLQRMYLRWAERHGYPTEIYETSYAEEAGIKSTTFVVKAPYAYGTLSVEQGTHRLVRISPFDNQGRRQTSFAGVEILPVVESSDHVEIEESDLRVDVYRASGPGGQGVNTTDSAVRITHLPTGIVVSCQNERSQIQNKASAMNVLQAKLLERQRQEERAKMDALKDSGSSWGNQMRSYVLHPYQMVKDLRTEFEVGNPQSVLDGEIDGFLEAGIRWRKQQDK
- a CDS encoding serine/threonine-protein kinase; this translates as MARNIGSRYTAHQILGRGSAGTVWLGEGPEGPVAVKLLREDLASDQELVGRFVQERTALLGLDHPRVVKVRDLVVDGTDLALVMDLVRGTDLRTRLDRERRLAPEAAVAIVKDVAEALAAAHAAGVVHRDVKPENILLDMEGPLGPGGAHPALLTDFGVAKLIDTPGRTKATRIIGTPDYLAPEIVEGLPPRAAVDIYALATVLYELLAGFTPFGGGHPGAVLRRHVTETVVPLPGIPEELWQLIVQCLAKAPASRLRASELAARLKDVLPLLKGIPPLDVDEPGAEPAPEAYEEDAYATGTGTGESAPRRAAVPLVPGASADSNRDTHTSMRVPAPDELSGGPLGTARAPRPAGARRPGSARHKAVRKRRITLTVAAVVIAGALGAGGYLAASGDAETPPQDSKQSSLP
- a CDS encoding serine/threonine-protein kinase, which produces MRPIGSKYLLEEPLGRGATGTVWRARQRETAGAEAAVPGEPGETVAIKVLKEELANDADIVMRFLRERSVLLRLTHPNIVRTRDLVVEGDVLALVMDLVEGPDLHRYIRESGPLTPVAAALLTAQIADALAASHADGVVHRDLKPANVLLAEQGGQMHPMLTDFGIARLADSPGLTRTHEFVGTPAYVAPESAEGRPQTSAVDIYGAGILLYELVTGRPPFAGGTALEVLHRHLSEEPRRPSTVPGPLWTVIERCLSKNPDQRPSAVNLARGLRAVAAGIGVHATPAQIEAAEGVGALLAPDPAPAPVPGTPEAQTPGAADPTQVLPTGAAGAAAAAGMPPQYDPAAATSVMPTSGPAGAADPTAVMPPVPPQPPQSGQSEDPHPWQSQLRQVRDRNEQTQVQYLDPSEDPLRRRPQRRPQQPPQDARPGPYGQQHGQQPYQQQRAPQRPPQPQPYQQPQQYAPPPPPQQYAPAPPQQQYQPPQPPPQAPAPREPRPPRQRSANPVRIPGLGCLKGCLIMIVLFVIGGWLIWELTPLQDWVAQGKSYWQAIGDGISAVTDWISSIGEATGSGGATGGTGQ
- a CDS encoding FHA domain-containing protein, with translation MQIRLTVLAPYAGHGTGRACDVLVTAPAGTALAAVASNLAAAVTGPDTSSSGTTVLYAGAERLDGRRCVLGEPPLVDGAVLSLQVPGPDDRADGTASARLHVVAGPDAGGVHLLHGGAIRIGRSVDADVPLDDPDVSRSHCTVTVAEDGRVTVADRGSTNGTTLDGVPVGDRPVPLRPGALLRLGESALRLTGAGGTDALATAPDGEGHLRVAHATDLPDRTGPSDDSTHGGARGIAYGEVYDGGHAHAGDTHDGHGGAEPHGRTRQTDPPQERGAAPAPPVKRGLGAWARRLAGGREELPAPAAGPHASTDTHAGTRPGADARDGAPGPVPVADTWPDPATVLLTALGPGPRLWERAQDHPESLVVRLGTTDRAELSGVPVTVGLREAGSLGLAGPGDRLTGLARSVVAQLAALHSPSDLEIVLISADRNRPLEERRRSWGWLGWLPHVRPAHGQDCRLLLAYDREQAQARTTELTRRLDDGPLGPGWPSADRASVAEAAARHDGPTTVVIVDGDPGSAALRETVARLAGVGAAAGIHLLCLAEAPSATPDSPVAATYEAACAASLAFRECGAAALLSGDVATALRLLRTSGGRLAGHGTVGVVDAVSVAWAERFGRALAPLRPETAAAPGARAAALPPSSRLLDELGLARATPASLMARWASAGDGTAVLGAGPRGPLSVDLTAEGPHLLIEGPAGSGRTELLRSIAASLAAGGRPDRLGLLLVDGAGGERGEGLAVCTELPHVTEHLVASDPVRMREFAQALGAELKRRAELLGDGHFADRRGAARAADRLIGQRGPSAAESVPQGARATVRVPDTADLTDRPSGRTLRTGDGTIGALPSGRGGRAPYPGAEDVPGRTSGRVPYPGTGDLGGRPSGRTLRTGDGDLTDHPSGRVPRTGADEAPTRSNGRVPYPGADDVTGRVGGRGSYPGADDVTGRSSGRVPYPSAEDASGHVAHPGADDVTGRSSGRVPHPEAGDLAERPSGRVPRSGDLTDRPSGRVPRAGDGSLDERAGARARSGGDAFLADTPSGRLPRRDGGALDDRPSSRTLRTGDGDFSDHPSGRVPRAAADDVPSRASGRIPYPGADDVTGRAGRMPHPGADDVTGRASGRVPYPGSDDVTGRSSGRVPHPASEDAAGRIPRPASGEQASARVAGGGQLPRLVVLVDDFDALVSPALGAPGRPAAGSVVRALEAVARHGERLGVHLVATSARPDRTADTELAHGARLRIVLDAPPVAPGPDVPAAGRGRLGHPDGRVTPFQAGRVTGRIPRTATLRPTVVPLEWERMGDPPTRRPVRELGNGPTDLALLASALDRAARSVEATPIPPLAPATHG